In one window of Zingiber officinale cultivar Zhangliang chromosome 11A, Zo_v1.1, whole genome shotgun sequence DNA:
- the LOC122031724 gene encoding protein SOB FIVE-LIKE 5-like isoform X1 gives MLGEEERDVISSECSSGCQSGWTAYLDNSSCAFSLPLEHEKGDSLEEEEEEEEEDLSMVSDASSGPPHFPEQDKLSLHSINSSTCFEGNDLVKCGNAKKRKVEPEQQYQEHCSSLLDDTASSPLVSQPKASFISEDISSYMKTPMEGDLEFSCGYSATHFERNYTPEKANGLPSIHFSRQAKTYKTNVKERKWKEDLKRLTLYPLLCRRNRRMNLQKSRRDLV, from the exons ATGCTGGGGGAGGAGGAGCGAGATGTCATCAGCTCAGAGTGCAGCAGTGGATGCCAATCTGGTTGGACGGCTTACTTAGACAACTCCTCCTGTGCCTTCTCTCTGCCTCTTGAGCATGAGAAAGGCGATTccttggaggaggaggaggaggaggaagaagaagacttgtCGATGGTCTCTGATGCATCCTCTGGGCCGCCTCACTTCCCTGAACAGGATAAGCTCTCCCTCCACAGTATCAACTCCAGCACTTGCTTTGAAGGCAATGACTTAGTCAAGTGTGGTAATGCCAAGAAGAGGAAAGTTGAACCGGAGCAACAATACCAGGAGCATTGCTCTTCTCTGTTGGATGACACTGCCAGTTCACCTCTCGTCAGCCAACCCAAA GCCAGCTTCATTAGTGAGGACATCAGCAGCTACATGAAGACCCCCATGGAAGGTGATTTGGAATTCTCTTGTGGCTACTCAGCTACCCATTTCGAG AGAAACTATACGCCAGAAAAAGCAAATGGGCTTCCTTCAATCCACTTCTCTCGGCAAGCCAAGACCTACAAGACCA ATGTCAAAGAAAGAAAGTGGAAAGAAGATTTAAAGAGATTGACCCTATATCCCCTTCTCTGTAGAAGAAATAGAAGGATGAATCTACAGAAATCTCGAAGAGATCTCGTTTAG
- the LOC122031724 gene encoding protein SOB FIVE-LIKE 5-like isoform X2: MLGEEERDVISSECSSGCQSGWTAYLDNSSCAFSLPLEHEKGDSLEEEEEEEEEDLSMVSDASSGPPHFPEQDKLSLHSINSSTCFEGNDLVKCGNAKKRKVEPEQQYQEHCSSLLDDTASSPLVSQPKASFISEDISSYMKTPMEGDLEFSCGYSATHFERNYTPEKANGLPSIHFSRQAKTYKTS, from the exons ATGCTGGGGGAGGAGGAGCGAGATGTCATCAGCTCAGAGTGCAGCAGTGGATGCCAATCTGGTTGGACGGCTTACTTAGACAACTCCTCCTGTGCCTTCTCTCTGCCTCTTGAGCATGAGAAAGGCGATTccttggaggaggaggaggaggaggaagaagaagacttgtCGATGGTCTCTGATGCATCCTCTGGGCCGCCTCACTTCCCTGAACAGGATAAGCTCTCCCTCCACAGTATCAACTCCAGCACTTGCTTTGAAGGCAATGACTTAGTCAAGTGTGGTAATGCCAAGAAGAGGAAAGTTGAACCGGAGCAACAATACCAGGAGCATTGCTCTTCTCTGTTGGATGACACTGCCAGTTCACCTCTCGTCAGCCAACCCAAA GCCAGCTTCATTAGTGAGGACATCAGCAGCTACATGAAGACCCCCATGGAAGGTGATTTGGAATTCTCTTGTGGCTACTCAGCTACCCATTTCGAG AGAAACTATACGCCAGAAAAAGCAAATGGGCTTCCTTCAATCCACTTCTCTCGGCAAGCCAAGACCTACAAGACCAGTTAA